The Thermomicrobiales bacterium region GATCGTAGAGCGGCTCCCAGTCTTCGGCAATATTCGCGCCCTCGATGGCGCTCAGCGGCACTAGGGCGCCCGCGTCAGCGAACTTGGGGAAAAAGCTGTTGACCATGTACGAGACATCGGGCGGATCGCTGCCCGCGAAGGCAGCGGTATAGGTTTCCTGCCAGGTCTCCCATGGGGTGACGCGATATTCGACTTCGATGCCAGGATTGGCTTCCGCATAGGCGGCCAGCTTTTCATCGAAGAACTTTTGATCGTCTGGGGTGTGCGGCGCCTTCCAGACGCTGAGTTTGACCGTATCCTGCGCGGATGCGGTCGAGGAGCGGAAGACCTTCGGCGCCATAGCGCTAGCGGCCACCGCGGCTCCGGCAGCGCCGGTGCCCTTCAGAAGCGAACGACGATTGAGCGACATAGACGAGTCCCCCTTTGAAGTCGTTTGACATTCGACCGATTTGGCGCCGTCGCGCGCCCTGATTGGACGGCAACAATATGGCGCGACCGAAAGGGAATGTCAAGGACTCACACGCTGCTGTAAGGCGCTACCTTGGTCGTCCAGGAATTCGAGGGAATCGTCAGGTAGTGGGAACCAAAGCGTGCCGCAGGCCCAGCTTCCCCTGCCGTGAACGCTGCCGTCCCCGATCCCGCAAAGTTCTGTAGGATTCCCGGTGTTCGGCAGCCCACCACGCACGTTCGATGTGCGATCTCTACGGGTTTCAGATCAGGAATGGGAGCGAAACGGATGTCGATTGTCGAGGAAGTCAGCGTCATCGAGCGATTGCGTAGCCGTCAGCTCACCACGATCGAAGAGGTCTACGCGATCAACGGTGAGCCGAACGACCTGATCCTCCAGAAGCACACGTCCTATCTGACGCCGCTGCTCGAACAATTCATCGCGGCGGCGCCTTTCTTCATGATCGCCACCTCGGACGCTGAGGGAAATGTCGATGTCTCGCCGAAGGGCGACCCCAAGAGCTCGGTGAAGATTCTCGACGCACGCACCATGGTCATTCCCGACCGGTTGGGGAACCGCCGCGTCGATGGGCATCGCAATATTCTGCAAAACCCGCATATCGGCCTGATTTTCGTCGTACCCGCGGTGGAAGAAACCGTGCGCGTCAACGGACGGGCATTCCTGACCGACGATCCCGCGATGCTGGAATCGATGCAGGTGCAGGGAAAGGTTCCGAAATTGGCCACGGTCGTGGAGATCGACGAGGTCTATGTCCACTGCTCGCGCTCGTTCTTGCGCGCCGGGCTGTGGAAAACCGAGACCTGGCCCGACCCGGACACCATCCCCACCATCGGCGCCATGATGGCCGAACAAAAGGGCTGGGAACCGCCAGACGAATCCCAGGGCAAACGGCAAGAGGAGTATCGGAAGGTCTTGTATTAGGGATCCTGCCGAGAACGCCTCGCGCCGAAAACCATGCTCCCCATCAGCCTGACCGGAAGCCGCAGTTCATCCAAACTCAGCAACGGTGAAGCGAGCGGCTGCCCACCTCAACCAGCGGCTGGAAGGCCGGCGCCGCTGTCTGGGTCGCCGGGCTGTGTGGTCTGAATTCGCTGGGCAGCAAACAGCGCGAGTACTGCGGCGACTGCAATCAGCGCGAGCGAGGCATCGAGCGCATCGATACGGGCGCGACGGTTGGCGTCCACAATCGCGTTCTGTTCCACACCGGTGATGCCGGCCTTATCCAATGCCTGCTGCAGGGCGGCGTCCGAGACGAAAGGAGCACCGCTCGCGAGCTGCGTCGTTGCCGACAAGGTGACACTCGGGGGAACGTCGCCATTGGTCTGCAGTCCGCCCAGCAATGAGGATGTCAGCACCGCGATCAATACCGATCCCGCCAGTGCGGTACCGAGCGACGCGCCCAGATTCGTAGCGGTATTCTGCAAGCCGCCCACCTCCGAGCTTTGGCTGTCCGGGACGGATGAAACCGTGACACTTCCCAACTGGGAGGCCAGCGTGCCGATTCCCGCGCCGAGCAACAACAGCGGAACGGCAACGATCTCGACGCCGGCATCCAGATCGATACCCGACAGCAGCAACAGCACGCCGCCCAGCATGCAGAGCACGCCCACCCGAACGGCCAGTCGCGGCGAGACATTCGGGAAGAACTTCGGCACCCCCAGCGCCGCAACCAGGAGGGACAGCGAAAGCGGCAACAAGCGAACGCCAGTATCGAGTGCCGAGAGCCCCAACACGATCGAAAGGAAAAGCGGAATAACGAAGAACACACCGGACTGAATCAGGTACTGGAAGAAGAACATGGTCATGCCGCTGGTCAGTCGCTCGTTCCTGAACATCGACGGCCGAATCAGCGGCGTTCTTCCGTCCCGTTCCAGCCGGTTCTCCCATTGCAGCAACAACCAGAGGATCAGCAAACCAACGACAATGAACCAAAAGGTGGCTGAAATCCCGAAGAGTTCTAGCGCACCCGGTTTGGATCGAACCCAACCCCAGGACGAGGAGCGCAAAACTCCAAAGACCGAAATCGCCAGGCCGGTGGCCGTCAGCACGGCGCCGGTCAGGTCAAGTGGCGACTCAGTCTCCCGCTCTGGATCGCTCAATCTACGCGCGATGAAGAAGATGACGGCGATGCCGACAACCTCACCGACGAACACCCAGCGCCATGAGAAATAGGTCGTCATGAAGCCACCGATCAGTGGGCCCGCGGCCACGGCCATGGCGCCGGCTGCCGAAACGATGCCGAACGCCTTGGGGCGTTCACTCGCATCGAAGTTGACTGCAACCAACGCAACAATCGACGGCAAAATGAGCGTGGCGCCAACGCCTTCGAGAATCGACCATCCGGCGAGCAGCACAGGCAGGCTTTGCGAAACGGCCGTTACGAGCGAGCCGGCGCCGTAGACAAGACACCCAATCATGAACGCTCTTCGGTAGCCAATCTTGGCCCCGATCTTCCCGCCGATGATCATCAGCGACGCCATGACCAGCGTGTACAGCGTGATTGCGGTCTGGATCCCGGTAACGGTCGTGCCCACGTCGGCTGCTACCGTTGCGATGGACACGTTCATGACCGAGCTATCGAGCGTCATCACGAACTGCCCAGCCGCCAGGGTCAGCAAGATAACGGTGGAGCCGACATGCGCCCTCGGCGAGGATGAAGCCATTACGCACTCCCACTTGACACGACCCACGAGGCAATCAGGTTCCTGGAGACTCGCAGTGTAGTCAGGAGCAGATGCCGGGGCAATAGCACGTTCGATGCAAGCCATCTCACATTGGCGCGCAGACTACAGCGGAAATCCCATCATCTCGCGCGAAAGTACCTGCTGAGGCAGCATGCTCTCCATCAACTCGTTCGTTCCTGGGACTCGGCGCTCGTTTGGGATCTGAACTTCCCACGACTGAGCATGGGTGTTCCTCCCTTCAACACGCAACGGTGATCGTCCCACGCATGCCGCGTCAGCATGTCCCTTGACCCAATGGACCGTCGAAGGGAGTAGACAGAATGCAAGCTCGATCCTATGTTGTAGGGAGAAACGCCAATCCATCAAATTCCCGGTCGCGCCATGCGACCGGACCGAACAACGGTTGGCGTTAGGAGGCATCATGAACCGTTCCAATGTGCTCACGGCCACCGCGATTGCCGCCCTCCTGCTCTTCGTCGGAATTGTGGCGATCGGCCCAGCCCATGCAGAACTCAGCGCCCAGGACGTCACAACCCAGGATCATCCGCTGGTGGGTACCTGGTTGGTGGACAACGATCAAAGCATGGATAACAACGTGCCAGAGAACATCACCTTCACATCAGATGGCACGCTTATCGATGTGCAAGGAAGCGATACGACGCTTGGAGTCTGGCAGCCTACTGGACCGACAACTGCCACCATCACCTTCAGCCAATACTTCGGAGATGACTCCGGCGTGTACGACGGCGGCTATACGGTGCGGGCATCGTTGGAGGTCAGCGCCGATGGAAACAGCTTCACCGGCGAATACACCATCGAGTTGCTAAGTCCCGATGGCGCAACTACTGGGCAAGCCGGCCCGGGAACGGTCACCGGAACCCGTGTGATGGCCGAAGCGCCGGGCACCCCGGTGATGACACTAGACGAGCTCTTTGCCTCGTTCGGCGAGGGAACCCCGGAAGCGACACCCGCGAGCTAACATGTGAACTCAGCGGCCTGGAATGCCACCCAGGCCGCTGCTCAGCTCCATCTACCCCTTCTCGGCCCCGATGGTCAGACCTGAGATGAAATACCGCTGCAGAGCGAAGTAGACGACCAGAGTCGGCAGCGCTACGAAGACCGACGCCGCTGCGATCAGGTTGTCGTCGGTGAAAAATTCGCCGCCCAGGTTGGCCAGCGATGAGGTGATCGGCCGGTCAGCGCCTTGCTGCTCCAGCACCACCGCCCAGAAGAAGTCGTTATAGATCCAGGTGAATTCCAGCGTCGCCAGCGCCGCAAGTGCTGGTAGCGTGAGCGGCATGATGATCTGCCAATACTGCTTCCAAACCCCGGCGCCATCGATGCGCGCCGCTTCGTTCAGCGATTTCGGCAACAGCTTCATGTAGTTACTCAGCACGAAGGTGCAGAAACCGCTCTGGAAGGCAATATGGATCAGAATGATCCCCCAGGTGCTGCCGTTCAGTTTGCCGGAGTTGGACATCCAGTCCGGCAGGGGGATTCGGTTGTACATCTGAAAGAGGGGCTGGATGATGATCTGCTGCGGCAGCAGGTTGCCCGCCGTGAACAGGCAGAGCATGAAGATATTGAAGCGCCAGGTAAACCGGCTGCAGATGAACGCCACCATGCTGGAAAAGAAGAGCGTGCAGACCAGCGCCGGCACCAGGATGAGCGCAGTGTTCCAGTACTTGCGCGCGATATCGCCCTGCGCCCAGGCATTGCGGTAGTTGTCGAGCGTCAGGGTGTCCGGTTTCGAGAAGAATCCGTTCTGCACGGTCTCGGCGAAGGGCCGGAGCGACGCATAGAGCGCGCCGAGCAGCGGCACCATCCAGACGAGCGCGGTGAGCGTGACGAACCCATACAGGAGAATCCGCCCAAGGCTGAAGTGGCCCTTCTTCTTGTGGCTGTATGCCGGAGCCGTAGCGCTCATGAATCGGCTCCTTCCTGCGTGTTGCGATAGTGATTGGTGACATACCAGATCACGAAACCGAAGCAGAGGACGAAGAGGATGGTGGCGTACGCCGATCCGCGGCCCACATTGCCGCCGCCTTCACCCAGCAGGTTGTTTGTCGTCAGAATGGAGAGCACTTCGGTCTTGCGCGGCGTGTTGAGCACGAAGATGATGTCGAAGGCGCGCAACGCTTCGATGACCGTGATGACCAGCACGACCACATTGACCGGCTTGAGCGATGGGAAGATGACATGGCGGAAGGTCTGCCATTCGTTGCTGCCGTCCAGCAGCGCTGCTTCCCGCAGCGTCGGATCGACCGATTTCAGACCGGCAAGATAGAGCACCATGATGTACCCCGAATGCCGCCAGGCGATCGCGATCAAGATGGCGACGAAGTTGCGCGAGACTCCGTAGGTGTCCCCAATCGGGATCAGGAACGACTGATTGCCCAACCAGTCGACCGACTTTCCGTCACCGAAGAGCTGGGTCGCGAGACCGTTTTCGGTCGAGTAGATGACGCTCTTCCAAATGAAGCCGACGACTGCGAGCGAGAGCACCACCGGCGTAAAGAAGACACCCTGATAGATGCGGGTGCCTCGGATGTTCTTGTCGAGCAAATACGCCAGCAGAATGCCAAACGCGGTCGGTCCGATAAAGAGGAAGATCAACAACACCAGGTTGTTGAGCATTGCCTGGTAGGTGGCCTTCTGGAACGCCCCGAAAATCTGTTCATAGTTCTTTAGCCCGACCCACTCGATATCGCTGAAGCGGATCCCCTTCCAGTTGGTGAAAGAGAGGAAGATCGAGCTAATCGTCGGAAACCAGACCAGCGCCACATGCAGCAGCGTTGGGATGCCGATCATCGCCAACGCGATCCATTTGTCCCGCCCGTCGAACTGGCTGAACCAACGCGACTTCTTCCTGGTCGCTACAGCCGGGTAGGGGCGCAGGGATTCCTGAAGTTCGGTGTTTGCGGCGTTGGAGATGTCCACGGCGTGTCCTCGGCCTTTGGTTCAGGAGATGGCGAGACGCCCGCCGGCCATGGCCGGCGGGCTCCCTTGCGATGCTATTGCTCGAAGATGACCTCGGCCTGAGCCTGCATGTCCTCGAGAATGCCGTCGATGCTGCTCGGATCGGCAATGAAGTCGGCAAACGCCTGACCCGCCACGTTCGAGGCGAATTCTGGGCTGGTGTCGCGGTCCAGGAACTGGGTCACACCCGTCGCGCTCGACACTGCCTCCAGCACCTTGAGCTGCAAGGGGGTATACCCGCTCGGATCGACATCGGCGGCGGTTGCCACCACGCTCGGATTCACGGCGATGTACGCCTCTTGCCCAGCGGCGGTACCCAGGTGATACAGCAGTTCCTTGGCCCCTTCCGGGTTCTTGGGATCTTTGGCCATCAGGAACCCGTCGATCGGGGCCTCGACCGTGCCAATGCCAAACTCCGGATTGAGCTCCGGCCAGACGAAGAAGTCGAGATCGGAGGTGTCGGCATCCGGGAACTGCGATCCCACAAAGGTGCCGATGGTCATCATGCCGGACGTACCGTCGACAAGCGTCGCGGCGGCCTCTTCCCATGTGCGGCCATTCGGGTTTTCCTGGTGCCACGGGAGGAACTCGGTCCACATCTGGAAGACATTCTTGACGCGGTCGTCGGTCCAGCTTTCCTTGCCGGCCATCAGGTCCACGTGGAACTGGTACCCGTTGAGGCGGAAGTTGAGCTGGTCGAAGGTGCCCATCGCCGGCCAGCGGCCGTCATTGCCAAAGGCGAATGGGGTAATGCCCGCGGTTTGCATCGCTTCGGCCAGCGCCTTGAGCTCGTCCAGGTTGGTCGGAGGAGTCCAGCCATTCGCCTCGAACACGCTCGGCCGATAGTAGATGCCCCAGGCGTAGTAATAGAACGGCACAAAGTAGAGGAGTCCGTCGTCGCCAGTGGACGCGAGCTTGAAGGCCTCGGTCATCGTTTCGTTCAGACCCTGCCCCCAAACATCGTCGATCGGGCCGAGCAGCCCCTGATCGGCGAAGTAGCGCATGCGGTAACCGGCGAACCAGCAGAGGACATCGTCCGGGTTCTGCAGGTAGGTGGTGATGTTCTCCTGATAGGTGTTGTGGTCCGTCGTGTTGATCTTGACGGTGACGTTCGGGTTCGGAATTGATTCGACGGCGGCCTTGATCGCTTGCGAATCCACCTCGTTCGAATAGTTCGAGCCGAACGAGACTTCGCCAGTGGCCGATCCGAGATCGAGTTGCGCGGCGCTGGCGAAGCGGGGATCGAGCTTCATTCCGAGCGCTGCCGCTCCTGCCATGCCGGCTCCGGCCTTCAACAACCCACGGCGTCCAAGCTGATAGCCGGCCACCGAGGCACGGGGTGAGAACTCACTGCGTCGAGTCGACATAAACACCTCACTATCGTCGCGTTCGCGGCGGCACGAATGCAAACAGCCGCGCTCTGATTGTTCAGACGGTCCAAAGAGTAGGCCCGCATTTTGCCGGTGTCAACGCCGCTCAGTTCGCCTTCAGAAAAAGCAATGAGCGATGCAATCGATTTTGCCCAGGAGGCAATTCGGGTGGAAAACGATGATCGCCGCCAAATGCGCGAGTAGAATCTGACGCTGTCCGCTGCGCGCGTCGGCTCTCCCGATGCGGCGTGTTCGCCAATTGAACAGGAGACCCCGCTCGTGATCGAAACTCTTCCTCCCATTCCATCGAACTTCGCGCTGGGCGTTTGCGATTATCCCGAACATGTCCCCTGGGAGCAGTGGAAGCACTATCCGGAACGGCAAAAACAACTCGGCATCACCTATGTGCGTGTGGCGGAATTCGCCTGGTCGAAAATGGAACCGCAGGAGGGCGTTTTCGATTGGCAATGGCTGGACGATGCGGTCGAAGCGTTGGCCGATGCCGGACTCCAGGTCGTCATGTGCACGCCGACTGCCACGCCTCCCGCCTGGTTGATCCGCAAGCATCCGGAGATTCTTCCGATCGGTTCGAATGGCATGGTGCGCAATTTCGGTTCGCGCAAGCACTACGACCACGCCAGCCCGATCTATCGCGAACACTCACGCCGTATCACGCGAGCGGTCGCGGAACGCTACGGCCAGCATCCCGCCGTCGCGGGGTGGCAAACCGACAACGAATGGGGGTGCCACAGCACCATTCGCTCCTACGGCGGGGCCAGCGCGGTCGCCTTTCGGGAGTGGCTGGAAGCGAAGTACGGCACGCTGACGGCATTGAACGAAGCGTGGGGCAACATCTTCTGGAGCCAGGAATACACGGCCTGGTCGCAGATCGATCCGCCGTTCAACATGGTCACGGATATGAATCCGAGCCACGTGCTCGATTTCTATCGCTTCGCCAGCGATGCGGTCACCGAATTCCAGGCTCAGCAAGTAGCCATCATCCGCGAGCTGTCGCCCGGGCGCTGGATCACCCACAACTACATGATGCACTTCAACGAGTTCGACCACTACAAGAACGTGGAGTTGCTCGACTTCGCCTCCTGGGACAGCTATCCCCTCGGCCAGGTGGAACGCGCGCCCCTTTCCGATGAAGAGCGCGTCAAATGGGCCCGCACCGGACATCCGGACTATGTCTCCTGGAACCACGATGTCTATCGCGGACTCAAGGGACGCCGCGCCTTCTGGGTGATGGAGCAGGGAGCCGGTCAGGTGAACTGGGCGCCGTCCAACTGCATCCAGGCAGACGGGGCGGTGCAGCTCTGGACCGCCCAGGCGTACGCTCATGGGGCAAGCTGCGTGAGCTATTTCCGCTGGCGCGCGGCAACGATCGCTCAGGAACTCA contains the following coding sequences:
- a CDS encoding pyridoxamine 5'-phosphate oxidase family protein, translated to MSIVEEVSVIERLRSRQLTTIEEVYAINGEPNDLILQKHTSYLTPLLEQFIAAAPFFMIATSDAEGNVDVSPKGDPKSSVKILDARTMVIPDRLGNRRVDGHRNILQNPHIGLIFVVPAVEETVRVNGRAFLTDDPAMLESMQVQGKVPKLATVVEIDEVYVHCSRSFLRAGLWKTETWPDPDTIPTIGAMMAEQKGWEPPDESQGKRQEEYRKVLY
- a CDS encoding MFS transporter: MASSSPRAHVGSTVILLTLAAGQFVMTLDSSVMNVSIATVAADVGTTVTGIQTAITLYTLVMASLMIIGGKIGAKIGYRRAFMIGCLVYGAGSLVTAVSQSLPVLLAGWSILEGVGATLILPSIVALVAVNFDASERPKAFGIVSAAGAMAVAAGPLIGGFMTTYFSWRWVFVGEVVGIAVIFFIARRLSDPERETESPLDLTGAVLTATGLAISVFGVLRSSSWGWVRSKPGALELFGISATFWFIVVGLLILWLLLQWENRLERDGRTPLIRPSMFRNERLTSGMTMFFFQYLIQSGVFFVIPLFLSIVLGLSALDTGVRLLPLSLSLLVAALGVPKFFPNVSPRLAVRVGVLCMLGGVLLLLSGIDLDAGVEIVAVPLLLLGAGIGTLASQLGSVTVSSVPDSQSSEVGGLQNTATNLGASLGTALAGSVLIAVLTSSLLGGLQTNGDVPPSVTLSATTQLASGAPFVSDAALQQALDKAGITGVEQNAIVDANRRARIDALDASLALIAVAAVLALFAAQRIQTTQPGDPDSGAGLPAAG
- a CDS encoding carbohydrate ABC transporter permease, with the translated sequence MSATAPAYSHKKKGHFSLGRILLYGFVTLTALVWMVPLLGALYASLRPFAETVQNGFFSKPDTLTLDNYRNAWAQGDIARKYWNTALILVPALVCTLFFSSMVAFICSRFTWRFNIFMLCLFTAGNLLPQQIIIQPLFQMYNRIPLPDWMSNSGKLNGSTWGIILIHIAFQSGFCTFVLSNYMKLLPKSLNEAARIDGAGVWKQYWQIIMPLTLPALAALATLEFTWIYNDFFWAVVLEQQGADRPITSSLANLGGEFFTDDNLIAAASVFVALPTLVVYFALQRYFISGLTIGAEKG
- a CDS encoding sugar ABC transporter permease, with the translated sequence MDISNAANTELQESLRPYPAVATRKKSRWFSQFDGRDKWIALAMIGIPTLLHVALVWFPTISSIFLSFTNWKGIRFSDIEWVGLKNYEQIFGAFQKATYQAMLNNLVLLIFLFIGPTAFGILLAYLLDKNIRGTRIYQGVFFTPVVLSLAVVGFIWKSVIYSTENGLATQLFGDGKSVDWLGNQSFLIPIGDTYGVSRNFVAILIAIAWRHSGYIMVLYLAGLKSVDPTLREAALLDGSNEWQTFRHVIFPSLKPVNVVVLVITVIEALRAFDIIFVLNTPRKTEVLSILTTNNLLGEGGGNVGRGSAYATILFVLCFGFVIWYVTNHYRNTQEGADS
- a CDS encoding ABC transporter substrate-binding protein, which gives rise to MSTRRSEFSPRASVAGYQLGRRGLLKAGAGMAGAAALGMKLDPRFASAAQLDLGSATGEVSFGSNYSNEVDSQAIKAAVESIPNPNVTVKINTTDHNTYQENITTYLQNPDDVLCWFAGYRMRYFADQGLLGPIDDVWGQGLNETMTEAFKLASTGDDGLLYFVPFYYYAWGIYYRPSVFEANGWTPPTNLDELKALAEAMQTAGITPFAFGNDGRWPAMGTFDQLNFRLNGYQFHVDLMAGKESWTDDRVKNVFQMWTEFLPWHQENPNGRTWEEAAATLVDGTSGMMTIGTFVGSQFPDADTSDLDFFVWPELNPEFGIGTVEAPIDGFLMAKDPKNPEGAKELLYHLGTAAGQEAYIAVNPSVVATAADVDPSGYTPLQLKVLEAVSSATGVTQFLDRDTSPEFASNVAGQAFADFIADPSSIDGILEDMQAQAEVIFEQ
- a CDS encoding beta-galactosidase, which produces MIETLPPIPSNFALGVCDYPEHVPWEQWKHYPERQKQLGITYVRVAEFAWSKMEPQEGVFDWQWLDDAVEALADAGLQVVMCTPTATPPAWLIRKHPEILPIGSNGMVRNFGSRKHYDHASPIYREHSRRITRAVAERYGQHPAVAGWQTDNEWGCHSTIRSYGGASAVAFREWLEAKYGTLTALNEAWGNIFWSQEYTAWSQIDPPFNMVTDMNPSHVLDFYRFASDAVTEFQAQQVAIIRELSPGRWITHNYMMHFNEFDHYKNVELLDFASWDSYPLGQVERAPLSDEERVKWARTGHPDYVSWNHDVYRGLKGRRAFWVMEQGAGQVNWAPSNCIQADGAVQLWTAQAYAHGASCVSYFRWRAATIAQELMHSGLLRHDETLDRGGQEIARMEMAGRANGGVPARVALLHDYESQWAYDVQPHSARASYVRQTMLFYSALRSLGLDVDIRHPDHDLSGYAVIVAPALQLMGPERAAHLASYAAGARLVFGPRTAYRTPTGRVQEDGQPGPLRSLVGQRLLNFDGLRPGLFVHAGGFEVETWAESYEPIDAELIVSYDDGPLAGQAAVTRNGNATSIGAWSSELVTTVLEQVMSEAGVPTVRLPEGVRRSHNGSTEIWMNWTHSPQVLPDGSEIGPVSFQFRG